One part of the Bdellovibrio bacteriovorus genome encodes these proteins:
- a CDS encoding glycosyltransferase family 9 protein, producing MTWPVLQGLRRTYPTAEIHILTRPRFESALEGLQAVDRHWSLPSSHILTPLIQAEPDLEASLQHMDEFVTTLKSEQFDRIINFTFSPFSSYLTHALSDAKTVVNGYTRNADGSLCFADDVSAYFYAQVGLDKPNRVHVADILASMVDVQYTEEDWSISTYQETSVTLPERYLVLHVGASDPQKALTPDTWVRALKVTSLRYAHLPVVLIGSAAEAPLALQIESQVPDMTFVNLAGRTQVSELPAIIKKAEVLVGCDSAPIHIASLTDTPTLNVSVGPVNFWETGPKASLSFIYRRESEAEVVGEDLGSVLGDLLDGQVREGLIVRTGGLVSYAREEAPAESFQWQLVEALYMGGNFPIADRMEILQGAMKLNDINTFAMEQLALIPELGVAKVAPFLDSAEEVINNISRMVPELSPLVSWYHAERIRIAPGSLEEIRTATLNVHERFKRYLHVYIPHEALKEEAGNGAV from the coding sequence ATGACCTGGCCTGTTTTGCAGGGCCTGCGTCGTACTTATCCCACGGCAGAGATTCATATTCTGACTCGTCCGCGCTTTGAAAGCGCCCTTGAAGGGTTGCAGGCGGTGGATCGCCATTGGTCACTGCCTTCAAGTCATATTCTGACGCCGCTGATTCAGGCCGAGCCGGATCTGGAAGCGTCCCTCCAGCACATGGATGAATTCGTGACGACTTTGAAGTCCGAACAATTCGACCGCATCATCAATTTCACATTCTCACCATTTTCCAGCTATCTGACCCACGCGTTGTCTGACGCGAAGACCGTGGTGAACGGGTACACCCGTAATGCCGACGGCAGTTTGTGTTTTGCTGATGACGTCAGTGCTTACTTCTATGCCCAGGTGGGACTTGATAAGCCCAATCGTGTTCACGTGGCTGACATACTGGCTTCGATGGTGGATGTGCAGTACACGGAAGAGGACTGGAGCATATCGACTTATCAGGAAACGTCTGTGACTTTGCCAGAGCGCTATCTGGTTTTGCATGTCGGAGCCAGTGATCCTCAAAAAGCTTTGACCCCGGACACGTGGGTGCGTGCTTTGAAAGTCACTTCGCTCAGATATGCGCATCTTCCGGTGGTGCTGATTGGTTCCGCTGCCGAAGCTCCACTGGCGCTGCAGATTGAATCTCAGGTGCCGGATATGACTTTTGTGAATCTGGCGGGGCGTACGCAGGTTTCAGAACTGCCTGCGATCATCAAAAAAGCCGAAGTGCTGGTGGGTTGCGACAGTGCGCCTATTCATATTGCCTCTTTGACGGACACACCGACTTTAAATGTCAGTGTGGGGCCGGTGAATTTCTGGGAGACCGGTCCGAAGGCAAGTCTGTCCTTTATCTATCGCCGCGAAAGCGAAGCCGAAGTGGTGGGCGAGGACCTGGGTTCGGTGCTGGGGGATCTTTTGGATGGTCAGGTGCGCGAAGGACTGATCGTCAGAACGGGTGGCCTTGTGAGCTATGCTCGCGAAGAGGCACCCGCTGAAAGCTTCCAGTGGCAGTTGGTGGAAGCCCTTTATATGGGCGGCAATTTCCCGATCGCCGACCGCATGGAGATCCTGCAGGGGGCGATGAAGCTGAATGATATCAATACTTTTGCTATGGAGCAGTTGGCGTTGATTCCCGAGTTGGGGGTGGCCAAGGTGGCTCCTTTTCTGGACAGCGCCGAAGAAGTTATCAACAACATTAGCCGAATGGTTCCGGAATTGAGTCCTCTAGTAAGCTGGTATCACGCGGAAAGAATCCGCATTGCACCCGGCTCGCTCGAGGAAATCCGTACCGCAACATTGAATGTGCATGAGCGATTCAAACGCTACCTTCATGTATACATTCCGCATGAGGCACTCAAGGAAGAGGCAGGCAATGGAGCGGTTTAA
- a CDS encoding glycosyltransferase family 9 protein has translation MKILVVSLLRLGDIIQQEPLLRGLREKHPTAEIHLLMNRQFANVERILHGVVDKYIHFDRETLQRGLGESGFNILYSYSLLEELVQSLNGERYDLAYNFTHNKLSAYLLGALEIPEKRGLHQQDGRFRGMDNRWIKYFNDRFSGTQKSLFHYVELLGSSFDLPVRPQAAGVRKKSKSILFQCLTSQTAKNWGLDNFVQLKRTIEMALVDYKVQILGAPFERETLLTAFSERDLLICDLSEARKHLQDCALLVTGDTSIKHLAAQMGVPLVELVLGTSDAVKTGAFSENARILTEDITVERVFGEVWDELSGESKNIENTAGSLERATWKLYLDKASRDAEPAYVAALKQLLDSHPEKNLVQALAGYQEKTQIYLAWQRRIIAALPSREVLASRKTVSASDVAELILVAQDIIKSKKDEAGYFQGFVESLLARYSQATQILDRVQADLEDQAELLAIRETLTRHLQSLSMEGAYYAKGIGQLSISGFEETGKSLQRDLEDAKL, from the coding sequence ATGAAGATTCTGGTTGTCTCTCTTCTGAGGCTTGGTGACATCATCCAGCAGGAACCCTTGCTGCGCGGATTGCGGGAAAAACATCCCACCGCCGAGATTCATCTGCTGATGAACCGTCAGTTTGCAAATGTCGAACGCATCCTTCACGGTGTGGTGGATAAGTACATCCATTTTGACCGGGAAACATTGCAACGGGGCTTGGGCGAGAGCGGCTTTAACATTCTTTATTCCTATTCCCTGCTGGAGGAACTGGTGCAGTCGCTGAATGGCGAGCGCTATGATCTGGCTTATAATTTTACGCATAATAAACTCAGTGCTTATCTGTTGGGGGCGTTGGAGATTCCCGAAAAGCGCGGTCTGCATCAGCAAGATGGCCGCTTCCGTGGCATGGACAACCGCTGGATTAAGTACTTTAACGATCGCTTTTCAGGGACTCAAAAGTCTTTGTTCCATTATGTGGAGCTTTTGGGGAGTTCCTTTGATCTTCCGGTTCGCCCTCAGGCGGCAGGGGTTCGCAAGAAAAGCAAATCCATTCTGTTCCAGTGCCTGACCAGTCAGACTGCGAAGAACTGGGGTCTGGATAATTTCGTTCAACTGAAGCGAACCATTGAAATGGCCCTTGTTGATTACAAGGTTCAGATCCTGGGGGCTCCGTTTGAACGTGAGACTTTGTTAACTGCATTTTCTGAACGAGACCTTTTGATCTGTGATCTTTCCGAGGCTCGCAAGCATCTGCAAGACTGTGCTTTGCTGGTCACGGGCGACACGAGTATCAAGCATCTGGCGGCCCAGATGGGGGTTCCGTTGGTGGAACTGGTTTTGGGCACCAGCGATGCGGTGAAAACCGGTGCATTTTCTGAAAACGCACGAATCCTGACTGAAGACATCACAGTGGAACGGGTGTTTGGTGAAGTCTGGGATGAACTCAGTGGTGAATCCAAAAACATTGAAAACACCGCAGGCTCTTTGGAGCGGGCGACTTGGAAGCTTTATCTGGATAAAGCCTCTCGCGATGCAGAGCCGGCCTATGTCGCGGCTCTGAAGCAGCTTTTGGATTCTCATCCGGAAAAGAACCTGGTGCAGGCTTTGGCCGGTTATCAGGAAAAGACGCAAATTTATCTGGCGTGGCAAAGACGCATTATCGCAGCCCTGCCTTCGCGGGAAGTTCTGGCCAGCCGCAAGACGGTTTCAGCCTCGGATGTGGCGGAACTGATATTAGTGGCTCAGGATATTATTAAAAGTAAAAAAGATGAGGCCGGTTACTTCCAGGGGTTCGTGGAATCCCTGTTGGCCCGCTATTCTCAGGCGACCCAGATTCTGGATCGTGTGCAGGCGGACCTGGAAGATCAAGCCGAGCTTCTGGCAATTCGTGAAACATTGACTCGTCATTTGCAATCTCTCTCCATGGAAGGAGCGTACTATGCAAAAGGAATTGGACAACTATCTATCAGTGGCTTTGAAGAGACTGGAAAAAGCCTACAGCGAGATCTTGAAGACGCAAAGTTATAG
- a CDS encoding tetratricopeptide repeat protein translates to MLENQIVQKSSEISGDHSGPEFVQESTKIYFDPQQAIADFDAEVPEVKEERITDPRVANFIRHAQVLMKHREYPLAMNLLREASNKDSKNPATLNMLANCLDKMSRSSEALIVRKTLAQVDYGFESLHGYATSLYKSGRDQEALDKYFEALAVLTDETGTLFETYKNMGNIFVRQGDFDGAEEYYNKAYTMNPQSDVLLVNFGTLEVQRGDYDKSLYCFRKAVEINPENDKAWVGLAMVHSQFGDMELAWANIETAIDINPQNRTAVHLAANWGLRDGKLQKAIEALQGYLASVEEDEDMSLVLINLLCSAGQVDQAMLEIERVLLWNPDHAEVRSLKKKIIASQKVA, encoded by the coding sequence ATGTTGGAAAATCAGATCGTTCAAAAGTCCAGTGAAATTTCCGGTGACCATTCAGGTCCTGAGTTCGTTCAGGAATCCACTAAAATTTATTTTGATCCGCAACAGGCTATTGCCGATTTCGACGCGGAAGTGCCGGAAGTCAAAGAAGAAAGAATCACGGACCCTCGTGTAGCCAACTTCATCCGTCATGCCCAAGTGTTGATGAAACATCGCGAATACCCTTTGGCGATGAATCTGTTGCGCGAAGCCAGTAATAAAGATTCCAAGAACCCAGCAACGTTGAACATGCTCGCAAACTGCCTGGACAAGATGTCCCGCAGCTCCGAGGCTTTGATCGTCAGAAAGACTCTGGCACAAGTGGACTATGGCTTTGAAAGCCTGCACGGTTATGCCACGTCTTTATATAAGTCCGGTCGCGATCAGGAAGCTTTGGACAAGTATTTTGAAGCTTTGGCGGTTCTGACGGATGAAACCGGCACTTTGTTTGAGACCTACAAAAACATGGGTAACATTTTCGTGCGTCAGGGCGACTTCGACGGAGCGGAAGAATACTATAATAAAGCCTACACCATGAACCCGCAGTCCGATGTGCTGCTGGTGAATTTTGGTACTTTGGAAGTTCAGCGCGGTGACTATGACAAGTCCCTTTATTGCTTCCGTAAAGCCGTTGAAATCAATCCGGAGAATGACAAAGCCTGGGTTGGTCTTGCCATGGTACACAGTCAGTTCGGTGATATGGAGCTGGCCTGGGCCAATATTGAAACGGCAATCGATATCAATCCACAAAACCGTACAGCCGTTCATCTGGCGGCAAACTGGGGTTTGCGTGATGGTAAGTTACAAAAAGCCATCGAAGCTCTTCAGGGTTATCTTGCAAGTGTGGAAGAAGACGAAGACATGTCCCTGGTTTTGATCAACCTGCTGTGCAGTGCCGGTCAGGTGGATCAGGCGATGCTGGAAATTGAACGTGTTCTTCTTTGGAATCCAGATCACGCGGAAGTCAGAAGTCTTAAAAAGAAAATCATTGCATCACAGAAGGTTGCTTAA
- the fliS gene encoding flagellar export chaperone FliS gives MNKNAYQKYKTTSVQSASREKILLMLYEGAIKFTKLAIKAAEEKKIADRGMNIGRAFDIIMELNNTLDHKVGGDVANQLEQLYMFMMEQYTKANITGSPEPLKENLKLLNTLYDGWVQAVEKLKQETNNSPDKKAG, from the coding sequence ATGAATAAAAATGCATATCAGAAGTACAAAACGACTTCGGTACAAAGCGCCAGCCGCGAAAAAATCCTGCTGATGCTGTACGAAGGTGCCATTAAATTCACGAAGCTGGCGATCAAGGCCGCTGAGGAAAAGAAGATCGCGGACCGCGGTATGAATATCGGGCGCGCTTTCGATATCATTATGGAACTTAACAACACTCTGGATCACAAAGTCGGTGGCGATGTCGCGAACCAGCTTGAACAGCTTTATATGTTCATGATGGAGCAGTACACCAAAGCCAATATCACAGGCAGTCCTGAGCCATTGAAGGAAAACTTGAAACTTCTGAACACGCTGTATGATGGCTGGGTTCAGGCTGTGGAAAAGTTGAAGCAGGAAACCAATAATTCACCAGACAAAAAAGCGGGCTAA
- the fliD gene encoding flagellar filament capping protein FliD, whose translation MASGLPPNIVEQLMDAERIPVKQMEAGRAKQEDKLKLVQDLESKVNDITKNLGELTSSSGFVDKKFLSGDPNVVEGQVDPQMAIPGEYSVEVVQLAQKPAAMSNGFPDKDQTQIGVGYIKFETPEGTKEVYINGSNSTLEGVMKQINAANVGLKAQVLEDRKDQENPFKLLVSGLSTGNDSQVTFPKIYLLDGDQDMYFEESRKAQNAKVKVDGFEIELPDNKSTDLVPGVTLDFKSAAPGREIRLSVKENLEVISGKIKSFVDAYNGALDFIQKQSKLQAGNGKNPSLGPLGGDGMLRSIENSLRRVILNPQMGVESPIRRVGELGIEFNRNGTLNFSQDKFNKVLQANPQGVAAFLRGDGFNTGFVATVKREIGNLVNGQFGTISNRKRGLEDRIKQVNNRIETKERQLERKEDSLRRKFADLEQKMSDLNAQQARFAAMAPKA comes from the coding sequence ATGGCCTCTGGGCTACCACCAAATATCGTTGAGCAGCTGATGGATGCTGAGCGGATTCCCGTGAAACAAATGGAAGCTGGTCGCGCCAAGCAAGAGGACAAACTCAAGCTTGTGCAGGATCTGGAATCAAAGGTGAATGATATCACCAAGAATCTGGGTGAACTGACTTCTTCCAGCGGTTTTGTCGACAAAAAGTTTCTGAGTGGCGATCCGAATGTAGTGGAAGGCCAAGTCGACCCGCAAATGGCCATTCCGGGTGAATACTCTGTGGAAGTGGTGCAGTTGGCGCAAAAGCCTGCGGCCATGTCCAACGGCTTCCCGGACAAGGATCAGACTCAGATCGGTGTTGGTTATATCAAGTTCGAAACACCGGAAGGAACAAAAGAGGTTTACATCAACGGATCCAATTCGACTTTGGAAGGCGTGATGAAACAGATCAACGCTGCCAATGTGGGATTGAAAGCCCAGGTGCTGGAAGATCGCAAGGATCAGGAAAACCCGTTCAAACTTTTGGTGTCGGGTCTTTCCACCGGTAACGACAGTCAGGTGACTTTCCCGAAGATATATCTTCTGGACGGGGATCAGGACATGTACTTCGAAGAGTCGCGCAAGGCGCAGAACGCGAAGGTCAAAGTCGACGGCTTTGAGATTGAACTTCCCGACAACAAATCCACGGATTTGGTACCGGGCGTGACATTGGATTTTAAATCGGCTGCGCCGGGACGCGAGATTCGTCTTTCCGTGAAAGAAAATCTCGAGGTCATCAGCGGCAAGATTAAAAGCTTTGTGGATGCTTACAATGGGGCTTTGGATTTTATCCAGAAGCAGAGCAAGCTGCAGGCCGGTAACGGCAAGAATCCGTCCCTGGGCCCATTGGGCGGTGACGGCATGCTGCGTTCGATTGAAAACAGTCTGCGCCGTGTGATTTTGAATCCGCAGATGGGTGTGGAATCACCAATTCGCCGTGTGGGTGAGCTGGGAATTGAGTTCAACAGAAACGGTACTTTGAACTTCTCGCAAGACAAGTTCAACAAGGTGCTGCAGGCCAACCCACAGGGTGTGGCGGCGTTCCTGCGCGGTGACGGGTTTAACACCGGCTTTGTGGCCACCGTCAAGCGTGAGATCGGGAATCTGGTGAACGGGCAGTTCGGCACCATCTCCAACCGTAAGCGTGGTCTGGAGGATCGTATCAAGCAGGTGAACAACCGCATTGAAACGAAAGAACGCCAGTTGGAAAGAAAAGAAGACAGTCTGCGACGCAAATTCGCGGATCTGGAACAGAAGATGTCGGACCTCAATGCGCAGCAGGCACGCTTCGCAGCGATGGCACCCAAGGCATAA